A stretch of the Sylvia atricapilla isolate bSylAtr1 chromosome 30, bSylAtr1.pri, whole genome shotgun sequence genome encodes the following:
- the LOC136372896 gene encoding LOW QUALITY PROTEIN: Fc receptor-like protein 4 (The sequence of the model RefSeq protein was modified relative to this genomic sequence to represent the inferred CDS: inserted 2 bases in 2 codons; deleted 1 base in 1 codon; substituted 1 base at 1 genomic stop codon) has translation MVTPILFSMQPPRSSWTDTPQTSPYPYRIPPEEGAVLDPHVSCHPEDRWPQQRVTASPHGWGHGDGGEAQTLGLAGAQTTHLXVEPPWRPAVLWDQVTLTCQGSGSASDTTWYKDGQRWGQNRRNRLIVTENGTYTCDRSSSGLSQPVTVANDWLVLQVPTLTLLEGATMTVRCRVMQKRTVTKVQFYHGDEEVSRDSTETKLSLSPLQLNHSSQYHCRGFVDFGKSQGWKDSAPVTVTVRELFMVPVLEGPPELTEGSPFNLSCLSTPSPLRPQTRLLHLLYRDGQLVRGAQVSPQLLVPAVGVSHSGNYSCQVRSEGGTVXKSSAWLHVTVHSELLLSGVSVWAQPPGGQVAQGDCLVLNCTLAVGTGPLSFTWHQGDSGAPLGTGPHLELVHAGDNDSCHYQCQASNGXSVAESVPTNVTILGERRTISCKQQQENETNSNKV, from the exons ATGGTCACCCCGATCCTCTTTTCCATGCAGCCACCAAGAAGCTCCTGGACAG ACACCCCTCAGACCTCCCCTTATCCCTACAGGATTCCCCCCGAGGAGGGGGCAGTGCTGGACCCCCACGTT AGCTGCCACCCAGAGGACCGGTGGCCACAGCAGCGAGTGACAGCCAGTCCACATGGCTGGGGGCACGGGGATGGCGGGGAAG cccagaccCTCGGCCTCGCTG GTGCCCAGACCACTCATC CGGTGGAGCCCCCCTGGAGGCCAGCGGTGCTGTGGGACCAGGTGACACTGACCTGCCAGGGCTCGGGGAGTGCCAGTGACACCACCTGGTACAAGGATGGGCAGCGCTGGGGGCAGAACAGACGCAACCGCCTCATTGTCACTGAGAATGGCACCTACACGTGTGACAGATCCAGCAGTGGGCTCAGCCAACCTGTGACCGTCGCAAACG ActggctggtgctgcaggtgccaaCACTGACGCTGCTGGAGGGGGCCACGATGACAGTGCGCTGCCGGGTCATGCAGAAAAGGACAGTCACCAAGGTGCAGTTCTACCATGGGGACGAGGAGGTGAGCAGAGACTCCACAGAGACCAagttgtccctgtcccctctgcagctgaacCACAGCAGCCAGTACCACTGCAGGGGCTTTGTGGACTTTGGGAAATCACAGGGGTGGAAGGACTCGGCACCAGTAACAGTGACAGTACGTG agctcttcatGGTGCCGGTGCTGGAGGGTCCCCCCGAGCTCACTGAGGGGTCCCCCTTCAAtctcagctgcctcagcacccccagccccctaCGACCCCAAACCCGCCTCCTGCACCTCCTCTACCGGGATGGGCAGTTGGTGAGGGGCGCGcaggtgtccccacagctcctggtgcccGCCGTGGGGGTCTCCCACTCGGGGAATTACAGCTGCCAGGTGCGCTCTGAG GGGGGGACCGTGTAGAAGAGCAGCGCCTGGCTCCACGTCACGGTGCACAGTGA GCTCCTGCTCTCAGGGGTGTCTGTGTGGGCGCAGCCCCCCGGGGGACAGGTGGCACAGGGGGACTGCCTGGTTCTGAACTGCAcactggctgtggggacaggtcCCCTGTCCTTCACCTGGCACCAGGGAGACTCAGGGGCACCACTGGGCACCGGCCCCCACCTGGAGCTGGTCCACGCTGGGGACAATGACAGCTGCCACTACCAGTGCCAGGCCAGCAATG TCAGCGTGGCTGAGAGTGTCCCCACGAATGTCACTATCCTGGGTGAGAGAAGAACAATTTCCTGCAAACAGCAACAGGAGAACGAAACCAACAGCAACAAGGTTTAG
- the LOC136372894 gene encoding zinc finger protein 418-like codes for MEEEEAARKMAREPQADTELRSETRGEKSMEETDSISSTAPESNGEEKPQRSHMRRGCKCRSQKSEEERPTLDGRGIRRGGRSSELEIPEKLHNAEKPYKSPKCEKSFSQSSDLIHHWRIHMGERPYECGECGKCFRISSHLIKHQRSHTGERPYECEQCRKRFQTSSNLLLHQWIHKEERPFLCPDCGVGFKHNSTLVTHHRIHTGERPYECGVCEKSFSQRSSLISHWGIHAGERPYGCGGCGRSSSRSCQLIVHQRSHTGERRYESGDCGKSFGTSSHLTKHQRSHTEERAYECDQCRKRFSSSSNLLTHQRVHTDERPFCCPECGVGFKHNCTLVTHRRIHNGERPYECGECGKSFSRRPSLIKHLRNHTRERPYEFPQCGKSFSDSSNLTQQQQQRSPFPSGREPSGCASPAQKPRPQLSIKELFLLLQERESENLSSPTAPQPLPAPPTPYAPSWDPPTVTCSGVPWDC; via the exons atggaggaggaggaggctgcgAGGAAGATGGCCCGGGAGCcccaggcag ACACTGAGCTGAGGTCGGAGACCAGGGGGGAGAAATCCATGGAAGAGACCGATTCTATCAGCTCCACGGCACCGGAATCCaatggggaggaaaagccccagAGATCCCACATGAGGAGGGGCTGCAAATGCAGATCACAGAAATCCGAGGAGGAAAGACCCACCCTGGATGGGAGAGGGATCCGGAGAGGTGGCcggagctcagagctggagatCCCTGAGAAGCTTCACAATGCTGAGAAACCCTACAAGTCCCCAAAATGTGAGAAGAGCTTCAGCCAGAGCTCCGACCTGATCCACCACTGGAGAATCCACATGGGGGAACggccctacgagtgtggggagtgtgggaagTGCTTCAGGATAAGCTCCCACCTGATCAAACACCAAAGGAGCCACaccggggagaggccctacgagtgtgaGCAGTGCAGGAAGAGGTTTCAGACCAGCTCCAATCTCCTCCTGCACCAGTGGATTCACAAAGAGGAGAGGCCCTTCCTCTGCCCCGACTGTGGGGTGGGATTCAAACACAACTCCACCCTCGTCACCCACCACCGCATCCACaccggggagaggccctacgagtgtggggTGTGTGAGAAAAGCTTCAGCCAGAGATCCTCCCTGATCAGCCACTGGGGAATCCACGCTGGGGAACGGCCCTACGGGTGTGGGGGGTGTGGAAGGAGCTCCAGCCGGAGCTGCCAGCTGATTGTCCACCAGAGGAGCCACACGGGGGAACGGCGCTACGAGAGTGGGgactgtgggaagagcttcGGGACGAGCTCCCACCTGACCAAACACCAAAGGAGCCACACCGAGGAGAGGGCCTACGAGTGTGATCAGTGCAGGAAGAGGTTTTCAAGCAGCTCCAATCTCCTCACACACCAGCGGGTTCACACGGATGAGAGGCCCTTCTGCTGCCCCGAATGCGGGGTGGGATTCAAGCACAACTGCACCCTCGTCACCCACCGCCGCATCCACAatggggagaggccctacgagtgtggggagtgtgggaagagcttcagccGGAGGCCCAGCCTGATCAAACACCTGAGGAACCACACCagggagaggccctacgagtttccacagtgtgggaagagcttctcAGACAGCTCTAACTTGAcccaacagcaacagcagaggAGCCCTTTTCCCTCAGGGCGGGAACCCTCTGGATGTGCCTCCCCAGCACAGAAGCCACGTCCTCAACTCAGCATAAAAGaactcttccttctgctgcaggaaagagaaagtgaaaatctttcatcccccacagccccccaacCACTGCCTGCACCCCCCACCCCCTATGCCCCTTCCTGGGATCCCCCCACCGTTACCTGCTCAGGTGTTCCCTGGGATTGCTGA
- the LOC136373042 gene encoding LOW QUALITY PROTEIN: high affinity immunoglobulin gamma Fc receptor I-like (The sequence of the model RefSeq protein was modified relative to this genomic sequence to represent the inferred CDS: deleted 1 base in 1 codon) produces the protein MAGDTGMARKVTLLLWAQTLGLTGESSGDAMSHPTVPSPAVALAGWCPLSPAGAQTTQLLVEPPWTPAVLWDRVTLTCQGSRPASVTTWYKDGQRWGQNRSYRFTVTESGTYTCDRPGSGLSPPLTVLNGPLVLQVPALTLLEGDMVTLCCRVMEDMSVSRVRVYHDEKDLGGFLSGTMLFLSPLQLRHSSQYHCEGSVSFGLSLSAPVTVTVHELFTVPVLEGPPKLTEGSPLNLSCLSTSSPLRPQTRLLHLFYRDGQLVGGPQVSPQLLVPAVGVSHSGNYSCQVQSEGGTVQKSSAQLRVTVHMPVANATISPGPLSHQVHAGNPVTLHCSVQVGLAPVNFTWLHNGQEVARGGVLELGDVDVGHSGTYQCVATNQLGQDGHHVFEALSPKLALEVTSGSHLSPAVAVNVGRTLLFLVLLLAVIGGCHCWHRWATRKPQDRSPQLVPLSGPPRVSPGPAPPRDPQVNNTELPRPYEGQRDPSDTSESVL, from the exons atggctggggacacggggatggcCAGGAAGGTGACACTGCTCCTGTGGG cccagaccCTTGGCCTCACTGGTGAGTCCTCAGGTGATGCCATGTCC caccccactgtccccagccccgcggTGGCCTTGGCAGGCTGGTGTCCCTTGTCACCCGCAGGTGCCCAGaccacccagctcctggtggaGCCCCCCTGGACGCCAGCGGTGCTGTGGGACCGGGTGACACTGACCTGCCAGGGCTCAAGGCCTGCCAGTGTCACCACCTGGTACAAGGATGGGCAGCGCTGGGGGCAGAACAGAAGCTACCGCTTCACTGTCACTGAGAGTGGCACTTACACGTGTGACAGACCTGGCAGTGGGCTCAGCCCACCCCTGACAGTCTTAAATG GCCCAttggtgctgcaggtgccagcacTGACACTGCTGGAGGGGGACATGGTGACACTGTGCTGCCGGGTCATGGAGGACATGTCGGTCAGCAGGGTGCGAGTTTACCACGACGAGAAGGATCTGGGGGGGTTCCTCAGTGGAACCATGCTGTTTCTGTCTCCCCTTCAGCTGCGCCACAGCAGCCAGTACCACTGTGAGGGCTCTGTGAGCTTTGGGCTGTCACTGTCAGcaccagtgacagtgacagtgcacG AGCTCTTCACGGTGCCGGTGCTGGAGGGTCCACCCAAGCTCACCGAGGGGTCCCCCCTCAAtctcagctgcctcagcacctccagcccccTACGACCCCAAACCCGCCTCCTGCACCTCTTCTACCGGGATGGGCAGTTGGTGGGGGGCCCGcaggtgtccccacagctcctggtgcctgCTGTGGGGGTCTCCCACTCGGGGAATTACAGCTGCCAGGTGCAATCCGAGGGTGGGACCGTGCAGaagagcagtgcccagctccGCGTCACGGTGCACA TGCCTGTGGCCAATGCCACCATCAGCCCCGGTCCCCTGTCACACCAGGTGCATGCAGGTAACCCCGTGACCCTGCACTGCTCAGTGCAGGTGGGCTTAGCCCCTGTCAACTTCACCTGGCTGCACAATGGCCAGGAGGTGGCCCGGGGTGGCGTCCTGGAGCTTGGGGACGTCGATGTGGGACATTCAGGTACCTACCAGTGTGTGGCCACCaaccagctgggacaggacGGGCACCACGTGTTCGAGGCACTCAGCCCTAAGCTGGCCCTGGAGGTGACCTCTGGCTCACA tctgtccccagcagtggctgtgaatGTCGGCAGGACCCTCCTGTTCCtggtcctgctcctggctgtcatcgggggctgtcactgctggcacCGCTGGG cCACCAGGAAGCCCCAGGACAG GTCCCCACAATTGGTGCCACTCTCAGGGCCCCCACGGGtgtcccctggccctgccccaccTCGGGATCCACAAGTGAACAACACGGAGCTGCCAAGACCCTATGAGGGACAGAGGGACCCCAGTGACACCTCTGAGAGTGTGCTGTGA
- the LOC136373047 gene encoding LOW QUALITY PROTEIN: Fc receptor-like protein 4 (The sequence of the model RefSeq protein was modified relative to this genomic sequence to represent the inferred CDS: substituted 1 base at 1 genomic stop codon): MPCPHPTVPSPMVALAGWCPLSPSGAQITQLLLEPPCRPAVLWDRVTLSCQGSGTSSDTTWYKDRQRWRQNGPDNFTVTKSGIYTCDRPGSSLSPPVKVSDDSLVLQVPMWPLLEGDRVTLCCWGRQNVLVTEVKFYHGDERVGWSHRGTELSLSPLQLHHNGCYHCKCHVHSGIQSVWRQSESETMTVYELFMVPVLKGRTKLTEGSSLNLTCLSTPSPLEPPAPLVYFFYRDGLRVGGPQVSPQLLVPAVGVSHSGKYSCQVRSNGVAVQKTSAQLHVTVHTPVVSVTITPSPPAHXVCAGDPVTLRCSVKVGSAPVNFTWLRDGKEFTHGTVLELGDVDVGHSGTYQCVATIQLGQDGHHVFWALSPELTLEVTPQEHWKKAVATGVGVSLLFLLLLVGVAVGCHQWNNMTARKHQERAFPEPLASPGEDPQATYMELQGPWEPSDLYDNLQQQL; encoded by the exons ATGCCATGTCCccaccccactgtccccagccccatgGTGGCCCTGGCAGGCTGGTGTCCCTTGTCACCTTCAGGTGCCCAGATCACCCAGCTCCTGTTGGAGCCCCCCTGTaggccagcagtgctgtgggaccGGGTGACACTGAgctgccagggctcagggaccagcagtgacaccaccTGGTACAAGGACAGGCAGAGATGGCGGCAGAATGGACCCGACAACTTCACTGTCACCAAGAGTGGCATCTACACGTGTGACCGACCTGGCAGTAGTCTCAGCCCCCCTGTGAAAGTCTCAGATG actccctggtgctgcaggtgccGATGTGGCCGCTGCTGGAGGGGGACAGGGTgacactgtgctgctggggccGGCAGAACGTGTTGGTCACTGAGGTGAAATTCTACCATGGGGACGAGAGGGTGGGGTGGTCCCACCGTGGGAccgagctgtccctgtcccctctgcagctgcaccacAACGGCTGCTACCACTGCAAGTGCCATGTGCACTCTGGGATACAAAGTGTGTGGAGGCAGTCAGAGTCAGAGACAATGACAGTGTACG agctcttcatGGTGCCGGTGCTAAAGGGTCGGACCAAGCTCACCGAGGGGTCCTCCCTCAATCTCACCTGcctcagcacccccagccccctggagcccccagcccctctcgTGTACTTCTTCTACCGCGATGGGCTGCGGGTGGGGGGCCCTcaggtgtccccacagctcttGGTGCCCGCCGTGGGGGTCTCCCACTCTGGGAAATACAGTTGCCAGGTGCGGTCCAATGGGGTGGCCGTGCAGAAGACCAGCGCCCAGCTCCACGTCACGGTGCACA CGCCCGTGGTCAGTGTCACCATCACCCCCAGTCCCCCGGCACACTAGGTGTGTGCAGGTGACCCCGTGACCCTGCGCTGCTCGGTGAAGGTGGGCTCAGCCCCTGTAAACTTCACTTGGCTGCGTGATGGCAAGGAGTTCACCCATGGCACTGTCCTGGAGCTTGGGGATGTCGATGTGGGACATTCAGGCACCTACCAGTGTGTGGCCACCatccagctgggacaggacgGGCACCACGTGTTCTGGGCACTCAGCCCTGAGCTGACCCTGGAGGTGACACCGCAGGAACACTGGAAAAAAG CAGTGGCTACAGGGGTTGGTGTGtccctcctgttcctgctcctgcttgtAGGTGTAGCTGTGGGCTGTCACCAGTGGAACAACATGA CTGCCAGGAAGCACCAGGAAAG GGCCTTCCCAGAGCCTCTGGCATCCCCCGGGGAGGATCCTCAGGCGACCTacatggagctgcaggggcCATGGGAACCCAGTGACCTCTACGACAATCTACAACAACAGCTGTGA